The DNA region ACAGCGCCAAACAGGAATCCTCCCAGCAGTGCTAAGGGTACGTGAATCAATGCGGGCAATCCTTGCAAGTATAGCCCGACAAGGGTGCTGCCGAGTCCGCCCATGTAAATCTGTCCTTCGCCGCCAATGTTGAATTGCCCTGCTTTCAGCGCTGTTAGCACGCCCAAACCTGCCAGTAGCAAGGGGGCAGTTTTGGTGAGGGTACTGCCAAAACCGTAGTAGTTTGCCAGGGATTCAGTGAACAGGACTGTATAAGCTGTTACAGGGTTCGTCCCCGATAGCGCGATTAAAACGGCACCGACGAGTAAGGCAGATGCGATCGCTACAATTGGGGATAACAGCAACCATATCCGTGAACTTTCATGGCGCATGGAATGGTGTCGCCCGGAGGACTTCGTTAGTAAATTCAACGCTTGTTTCAATTTCGGCGAGGTATCTACGCGCCCGCGATAAGGGGTGATCGGGGAATTGATTATCGTAGCTTTCGTCCTCAGATTGATTACGCATCATAGCATCTTTGCGCGTGCGATCGTATGGATCTTCAAACCACCCTTTATAGGGATCGTCTGGATCGATTTCTTTCATAACCTGGGTATAAACGAGAGTATCTCTTATCCCTGTCATGCCGTATTCTGGGCAATCTACTTTGATTGCATAACTAAAACTTGCAAAGGGAAAAGTTAGGGAACCTATATACCTCATGCCAGTTGATTTCATGGAAAATTTGAACAGAGTTTTGATTGCAGAAACGCCTTTTACAGACAAAACATCAACAGAGACTAATCCGCCACCTACCTGTATGACATTTTGCCGGTAAAAGTTTTGCAGTTCTGTTATAGCAGTCAGATTGACGGGAAGATCTGGTGTAATGTGAAAAAAGTGCAGCGATAAGCGATCGGCTGTATCGTTTTTCCATAAAATGCGCTCATCTAATTGTTCAATAGCCTCCCATTTCGAGGTATCGAAGCTAACAGATTTGATGTCAGGCATAGCTGTTTTAGCTTAGCAAAGGTTGATAATTAACTACGCTACCTGTTCGACAGTGACAGGCGCTGCATTAAGGATACCAATAAATTGAGCTTCATAGTGGCAATGCGATTGCTGCTTCAAGTTATTATCTATTCCCATATCTTACTCCGCTCTGTAATTTACAGCATAACAGATTGAATCTGATTATTTTTTATAAAATCATCTAACTTAAGTAGAGAAACATCGCATTTCCCTTTTCAGCAGCATCTTGGTAATACCTCACAAGTGGATTGTAAGTATAATCGAATAAATGATCGAAACTCTTCTCTTTCCAACCTCTCAATTTTAACCTTTCCCTAATCATTGTATAGGAAAATTTTGATAAAGCGTCGGCTACTTGCTTAACTTCATCAACTGTCAAATATCGTACAAGTCCATAAGTTGCCTCATGTTCTATTTCTGTCCCACCTAAAATAGCATTGATTGAAGGTAAACGATCTTCATTGTTTTCTCCTATCAAAAATGGTGGTACGAATGAGTCATCTTCTCCTGTCAGTACAAAGTGTATCATACGCCAGGTTTTATCAATATCTAAATATTCAGCTTTGCCTTCTTCAATAATCTGAGAAATATCTGTTTTTTGTTTCTTAAACTCCTCTTGCTTATTCTCTCTTAATTTATTAAATGTCTCTAACGCCAAATTTGTGAACTCATCAAGAAAAACAACATCATCTGGATCGTTTAGATTAATAGTAAATTGTTGCCAGAAAGGCGATTCAGGCAAGTATTGGGCATCAAAAAATAATTCGGCAAAGTCTGGATGTTCTTTTAGCTTCTCTAACAGGTATGGAGATACTTGCTTGAATTCTGCTTCTATTCCCATATTTTACTCTCCAATCAAGCTTTCTCTTAAAAATTAACCTTAGTGTTTAGCACCTATTCATTATTAGAACAGATGCCTTATATTAGTAAAGAGGATTTCACGGCTTTGGAAGTGGGAACTATGAGATTCAGGATTTTAGCGATCGCTACTTTAATCACCACTATTGGATTGACAGCAAATCCGAGTTTATCTCAAATTGACCTCAATGCACAACTCAACGCACAACTCAAGCAAGCAGTCTGCGCCCAACAGTGGAGACAAGCCATTCAAATTTTAGATCGCATGAGGGCTAGAGTGCCACAAATGGAAAGCGAACTGGTAAGCTATCGCAGACAAATACAGGCTTTAGCTAACACTCGCGCTAGAATACAGAATTGGCCTCCCAATTATTGTACTGCTGCTACTAGCGCTGCCGTCCCGGCGACTCAAATCACTCCTACCGCAACACCAGCAACACCAGCAGCAACACCCGCAACATCAGCAATCACAGGGACGGTAGCTGTTAATCAGATTGAGGCGGTATTTCGAGGCAGAAGAGTTCGCGGCACGGTTGCAAATAATACTAATAACCCCGTTACGCAAATAAAAGTTACATACAGTATTGTACGTACAACCGATGCTGATGGACAGACGATACCAGAGCAAGTTCTACAGGCAGGATCGGCTGCAATTCCCGGTACTATTCAACCAGGAAGACAAGTTCCTTTTGAAAGTCTTGTAAATTCACAAATTAGAGGTAGCGCTAAGGTGGTTTCAGTCGAGTGGAAAAATACTCTTGATGGTTCTGAGGGTGCAAACCCTCCTAGAAGAATAGCACAATAGCAGCATCTAGGATATCAATAAGTCGAAAGTTTACCACCTGTCATCAAATAACCAACCTGTTCCAGAGAGGCAGTAGCCGCATCCAGTATATCAACGAATTGACCTTCGTACATCACGGCAATGCGATCGCTCATTGCCATCACTTCTTCTAACTCAGTAGAAATATACAAAATTGCTGCACCTCTTTCCCTTTCAGCTAACAACCGTTGCTGCACGTATTCTGTCGCACCCACATCTAAACCGCGTGTAGGTTGCATCGCCACAATTAAAGCCGGATTCCCAGAAAGTTCTCGTGCAAGCACCACTTTTTGTTGATTCCCGCCCGACAACTGGCTAACTTTAATAGCTGGATTTTCGGCGCGAATATCAAAATTTTGCATGGCTTCAGCAGCATGGTTATTAATTATTCCATATTGTAATAACCAGCGACGGCAAAAGGGTAGCAAATAAAAAACTTTGAGCATCAGATTTTTGGCAATGCTAAATCCCATCACCAAACCCATTTTCTGCCTATCCTCTGGAATATAAGCAATACTTTTCTTCCCCCCCTCCCCGTGGGACGGGGAGGGGTTGGGGGTGGGGTATCTCCGAATTGTTCCCCCAGAAACAGGACGCAAAAGTGCGATCGCATCTGCCAACTCTCGCTGTCCGTTCCCATCCACACCAGCTATTCCCAGAATTTCACCAGCATGAAGTTGAAAAGATACATCTTTAATTACAAGAAAATTTCGCTCATCACGCACCTGCAAATTATTCACTTCCAATACCACATCTCCACACGAAAAAGCAGATTTTTCCAGATGAAATAACACCTCTCTGCCAACCATCAATCGCGCCAATTCCTGAGCATTAGTTTCTGCCGTTTTTATCGTCGCCGCCACCTTTCCCCGCCGCAACACCGTAACCGTATCGCAGAGATTCATCACCTCTTCTAGCTTGTGACTGATAAAAATAATCGTGTGTCCATCTTGAGAAAGTTGGCGCAGAATAGAAAACAGAATCTGCACTTCGGGAGGCGTCAGCACTGCTGTTGGCTCATCTAAAATCAGCAGTTTTGCCTTGCGGTAAAGTGCTTTCAGAATCTCTACTCTCTGCTGCACTCCCACGGGTAAATCCCCAGCTTTTGCTAATGGATTGACATCAAGATTGTAGGAATGAGCCATTTGAGATATTTTCCTACTCCTCGCCTGCAAATCCAAACACAAATCAAACGTAGTTCCGAGTATAATATTTTCGGTCACAGACAATTGCGGCACCAACATAAAATGTTGATGAATCATGCCAATTCCGCACTTAATTGCAGCATTAGGTGACCAAATTTGGACAGGCTTATCTTCAATGTAAATTTGACCAGTATCTGGCTGATAAAGTCCGCATAAAATATTCATCAAAGTGGTTTTGCCTGCTCCATTTTCGCCCAGCATTGCATGGATAGATCCACTGCTGACACTCAAGTTGATATTGTCATTGGCAATAAAATTACCAAACGCTTTAGTAATGCCATCAAGACGTAGGTAAGTCATTTCTAAAAGTTGGTGGTCAATACCCATCATTATTGCAGTGTTAGCTCGGCAGAGCCTCTATAATACTGCTAGGCTTGCTTCAAGCATCGGGTGTATTTTCCATTTTCTTGGCAAGGCTCAAACATAATTTTTTTGGCTAAAATTGCATCTTTTGTTTGTAATGCTTTTTCCTCTACATTCTTTGGCACCATCGCACCGAATTTGCCAACATAAAGAATATCTGGCTTATCGAAACCAATTGTATAAATTTCTCCTTTAAGATTCCCCTTAACAGCTAAATCTGCCAGATAAGCAATAGCTAAATCAATCCGCTTTACCGCGCTGGTTAACACTGCCTTGGGTGCCACATTCAGCTGATCTGTTGTATTGCCAAAAGCATAAACTCCCTTTTCGGCAGCAGTTTGCAGCACGGCGGGAGAAGCATTATCCAGCCACTGATAAATCACATCTACACCAGAAGAAATCAACGCCAGTGTTGCTTCTTTTGCCTTAGCCGCATCATTCCAATCGCCAGTGTAACTAGGAATTATCTTAATATCGGGTTTGACAGATTTAGCTCCTAACTGGAATCCCCTCAATTCTTCATTTGTTGCTTGAAAAGATTGAGCCGCCAGATAAGCCATTCGATTTGATTTTGTCATTGCAGCACCAATGATGCCGCAAATATAGCTGGCTTGCAGATGATCTATACGCAAAGATGCCATATTTTTACCATTCACAGTACCATTTACACCCACAAAGTAAGTGTCAGGAAAAAACTGCGGTGCTACCTGCTGAATTGCGGCATCAAATTGCCCCCCGTGAGCATATATTAGCTTGTAACCCCGCCGCGCAAAGTCTGACAGCACTTCTACTTGATCTGCTTGCACTACGTTTTCGACGTAAGCTGTTTCGACTCCCAGCTTTTTTTCAACCGCTTTCACGCCTTCATAGCCTACCTGGTTCCAAGCTTTATCTGTGATAATTCCCGGTAACACAATTGCTACTTTAAAATTCTTTGCATCTTGTGGCGCTGGCGTCTCGCCTGTGGTGTTTGATGTAGAAGTCGAATTGCTAGTACAAGCTTTCAGCAGGAGACTGGTGCCAAAAGCGGCTGAACCGTAAATGAGGAATTGACGCCGACGATACATTTGAGACATACAGGTTTTATTTTGGCGAGATTAAGTGGGATACGTTGGTTCGCGATCGCGTATCATTTACATAAAATGTTTCTATTGTAGCAAACCGTATTTTCAGATACACTAAGAAAAGTATTTACCCTATTTATGCAAATGAGCCGATCGATCTTATTAAAACAATTACAGGCTCAGTCGATCGGGCCAGACAGCTTCCGACCCTACGGACAGGTGATTTTCGCAAGCATTGATGGCAAGACTTACGATGCAGAGGACGCTCAGTTAAACCTCCAAAATGGAATTCCTCGAATTTATATTATGCGACTGCACCACCAAGGACGCAAGTTTCACAAAATTACGCGCCACGTGCAATGCACTCAATGTCTGGGTTCTCTGGAAGGGAAGGATTGGTTAATTGCGGTTGCGCCTCCTAATAATGATACTGACCAACCAAAATTAGAGGAAATTGCAGCTTTTCGCATTCCTGGTAATTGCTTTATCAAGTTAGAGGTGGGTACTTGGCACGCGGGACCATATTTCGATTGGGATTTTGTTGATTTCTACAATTTGGAACTCAGCAATACAAATGCGATCGATCATTTCACCTACAATTTTTTGGAAAGCCACCATCTAGAATTTGAAATTGCATCTATTTCATAACCCCATCATTGTCGAATTGTAGGTTGGGTTGAACGGTTAAAGGTAAAATTGCTCCCTGATATCATGTCCTTACGCATCGGTTACCTAAAAAATTTATGATCTTATTCTTATCTGCGTTTATCTGCGTTCATCTGTCTTCATCTGCGGTAAAATCTTAACCACCGATGACAACAAACAATTTAACGATATCACGCATTTACTAACGATGCAACCGGACAGTATATGACCTAACATCTGCGTTGGGTTTCGTTACCTCAACCAACCTACAAAAATTATTCAATCCTCTCTTTCCATCACTTCCCCGCCAACAATTTCATAACCCCAACCAAGATTGCGGTTCACCAAATGTCGAGCTGCGTCATACTCGCCTAAACGACAAAATTCAGCTAACTTTTGATACCCATCCTCTTTTTCTTGCTCCAATCTTTCCCGACGTAGATTTTTTCTTTCTTCGTCTGAAACCGGAGAACGTCCTAAACTAAACGCATCAATTTCACCAATTAGTTTCATCATCTTAAAAAGGAATTAAATCTACAACTTCATCATCAACAATACCATATCCCCATTCCGGGTGTTCGGCAATTTGCTTTTCGACGATAGTTCGACCCATAGGTGTTTGGTAAGCTGACTGCAAAGAAGCAATACTAGGAGGATTAGATATAGAATCATGAGCTTTATCTTCAACTTTTTGCTGTTCTAAACTCAGGTTAATAAGGTCGTCTGACTTAGATGATGCCAGCGAAAATTGAGGCCCGATCGCACTCAATTTATTCATAACACTTTCTTTGCTCACTTGCGGTTTATCTGTAAAAGATGGTGGTAAATAAGGGGTTGTCACTCCTAAATTTTTCGCTCTAATTGCGTCATCCGCAATGCGATCGCACTTTCTCAAAAAACCTTCCCACAAATCTTTTCCTACCACGGGATCTCTAAGTTCAGAACTCGCTTTAGCTACTGCCGTTTCTAGCGGTTCTCCTTTTTGTACATAATACTGAATACGCTCCTCCTTAAAAGCTGGATATGGAAACCCCGGTTCAATCTCCCAATCTCGCTTAACTTTCTGAGTCTCTCCCAGCGGAATTCCTTGGATAAATTCATCCCAAAACGGAGACACCAAACCTTTTGTGATGCCATCTATAATTCTAAACACCCATCCCGCCGGATTATCAATACCTTTGTTTTTGAAATGTTCCAATAAAGCTCGTTGAAATTCTTCAAATTGCTCTTGAGAATTCCAAGGGCCACTAAATTGATAATTAGGAGTAACTCTCATTGCAATTGGCTGACGCTGCCAATGGAAAAACTTATCAGTTTTATTATTTATACCTGAAGTAGGAGAAGATTCTAACAGTTCTACAGCCGTTGTTTTTGTTGAATAACCGTTCGATTGAGATATGACTTGAACTGGCGCTTGATTTTGTGCAGAAGTGACAAGACAATTTGACTGTAAGAACTCCTCCAATCTCTGCTCAAGAGCATCAATGTCCGGCCACAATTCCATAATCTTAACATCATCGACCAATCGTTGTTTTAACAGCGATCGCTCCACCAATCGCTTTCGAGCCAATCTCTGTTCCGTATAACTTAAACCAGTTTCTGACTCAATTTCATCAACAGTAATTTTTACCCAATCATGGGGATTCTCCAATTCAGACTGCTTCTGCAAAAGCTGACAAAATAAAACAGCAGCAGTTACACCGCCAGTAACTTTAGCCAGTTTGGGGTAATAAACCGCTGAATTTCCCATAAGTCGCCAAAATACTCCTAATTTCAAGCAGAAATTCTCCTATAATGTCAGAGCTTTTTTATTTATACTTTTTCGGTACAAGCAGCCAGCCTTGCCAGCACTTTAGCTAATTCTCCGGGCTCAACGGGCTTTGCCATGTGCATCTGGAAGCCTGCCGAGAGAGCTTGTTTGTGGTCTTCATCCCTAGCATAAGCCGTCAGAGCAATAGCCGGGGTTTGTCCCCCTTCATTTGCATCCAGCGCCCTCACTTTGCCGATCAAACTGTAACCATCTTCTTGGGGCATTCCAATGTCGCTCACCAGTACATCTGGTTTCAACCTGCAAAGTGCCTCAAACCCTTCAGAAGCAGATGCAACTGCCGTCACTTGAGCGCCATACTGTTCCAGCACAAAGCTAAGAAATTCGCGGGAGTCAGTATCATCATCAACTACAAGTACTCGCAAATCCTTGAGGGGAGTGGAGGCCCAGGAATGAGGACTGGGTAGTGGGGAATCGGTTCTAGGTTCAATAGTCTCTTTAAGCAGGGGCAACTTGACAGTAAACGTTGCCCCCAGTCCTTCTCCTGGGCTTTCTGCACAGACAGTTCCACCGTGCAGTTCCACCAGACGGCGGACAATTGCCAAACCAAGTCCAAGTCCACCGTGTTTTCTGGTGGTTGAGGAATCGGCTTGGCGGAAGTAATCAAAAACATAAGGCAGAAAGTCAGATCTAATACCTTTACCTGTGTCGCTTACTGTGAGTTGGGCATATCGCGATTTGGGATTTGGGATTTGGGATTTGGGATTTGTCGGAAGTTCCTGTGATGCGACACTATTTGATTCTAATGCAGTATCTTCCAATCCAAAATCGGCAGTCGAAAATCCAAAATTGGTTGACAATCGAATCTCGACCCTACCCCCTTCGGAGGTAAACTTAATTGCGTTGGAGAGCAAATTCCATACTACTTGCTGTAAGCGGCTAGGATCGCCCGAAACTAGGCCAAGGTTGGGATCGATCGCACGCTGAATCTGGATTGACTTAGCTTCAGCGGCTAGGCTGACAGTTTCGATCGCTGCTTCGATCGTCGATTTTAAGCTGACCCGACTTTTATTCAGGCTGATTTTTCCCTGCATGATGCGCGAAACATCCAGCAGATCTTCTATAAGTTGCGTTTGCACCTTGGCATTGCGTTCGATCGTTTCAATTGCTCTAGCCGTTGTTTCTTCATCAAATTTTCGGGTTCGCAGTAGCTTGGCCCAACCCAAGATCGGATTAAGGGGCGATCGCAACTCGTGAGATAATACCGCCAAAAACTCATCCTTAATCCGGTTCGCTTGGCCCAACTCCTCAGCCTGTTGACGTAACCGATTCTCCAATTTCTTCCGCTCAGTTAAGTCGAGAGCAAAGAAAACCCCTCCTGACAAAGTATCCTCGAAAGATACTCCACCAAGCAAAATGGGAATGCGGCTGCCATCTTTGCGAATGTATTCCTTCTCGTAGTTACCCCACAAACTAAAATCTGAAGAATCTTTACAGTTTTCCCGATCGCCAGAAATATATTCCGGTGGTGTGATATCTTTCCAGTGTAATTTATTGGCAATAAAGTCCGATCGCGTATATCCTATTAACTCAAGAAAAGCATCATTGACATCGGTGACGTAACCGTTTTTATCCCAAAAACCCATCGCGATCATCTTGGATTCAAATACACTTCTGAATCGCGCTTCGCTTTTTCGCAAAGCCGACTCTGCTAGCTTGTACTCAGTTAGATCGCGAGTGATACTGAGAAGGGATTCGACCGAACCATCCAGAGCAAACTCAGGAACCACGCGAGATTGATAGTAGCGAATCCCGCTTGGTGAAGGAAAATCGAATTCCAAAGAACTCTCTCGCCCTGTTTCAAATATATGTTGAAGCCGCTCTTGCCAGCAAGCATTTATTTCGTCCGAAAACCCTAGCTCGGCGTTAGTTTTGCCGATGAACGTTTCCCGTGGAATTCCCGTTGCTTTTTCTACAACCGGGTTCACGTAAACGTGGCGCAATTCTCGATCGAACCGTGCAATAATGTCAGGTGAATTTTCAGCCAGTGCTTTAAATTCTTGCTCGCTACGATATCGTTCTGACTCCGCCCGCTTCCTCTCGGTAACATCCAGAACTAGAGATAGTACCGATACCAAATTGCCCGATTCATCTATGAGAACAGAGTTATACCATTCGCAATGGATAACAGAGCCATTTTTTGTGTAATTGCGGTTGTGTGCGATATTACTTTTTTCTTTGCCAGCAGTAAACAGATCTATTATGCTATTGACAACCTCGACATCTTCAGGAAAAACGAATTGCCAATCATGAGGGTGTTTGCCAATTACTTCCGTAGCACACCACCCGAACAATCTTTCTGCTTCTTTTGACCACCAAGATACGTGAAATTCCCGGTTCCACTCTATGACTGCTAACGGTGAATTTTCAACGTGGAAAGTTAGTTTTTGGAGTGCATCCCGCAATGCGGTTTCTGCTTGTACGCGCTCATTCCGTTCCTTTGCTTCGCGCAATGCCCGATGTACCGACGGGGCAAGTCGCCATAGTCGTTGCTTGAGTACGTAGTCCGTAGCACCATTTTTGAGGGTTTCGATCGCCAATTCCTCCCCCAACGTAGCAGAAACAAAGATAAATGGCAGTTCTGGACAAGTGGTGCGGGCGATTTCTAGAGCAGAAATTCCATCAAAGGAAGGCAGCGCATAATCTGCCAAAATCAAATCAAAAGAGCCTTTTTGCAATGCTGTAACAAAGTCAGCCCTTGTTTCTACTCGCACCAACTCGCAATCAATCCCAGCATCGCTCAGATTGGCATGGATGAGTTCTGCATCTAGCAGACTGTCTTCTAGCAGGAGAATACGGAGTACTTTCACAAAACACCCACCTATTTTTAAGCTCTTACTTGCTGACTGCTGACTAAGGGAGGCAAGGAACCGGGTGGCGGCTGATTTACCACAGCCCAGAAAAGCCCTACTTCCTTGATAATGCTGACAAATTCATGGAAATCTACTGGCTTTACCACATAAGCATTCACTCCTAAATCGTAACTTACGATCAGATCTTGTTCCTCCCGTGAAGAAGTCAGCATCACTACGGGAACTTTTCTCAAAACAGAATCAGACTTTAATTGTGCTAAAACTTCTAGTCCATCGACTTTGGGCAATTTCAAATCGAGCAACACTACAACAGGATTGCCTTCCATCCGCAGCTTAAAAATACCGCGTCGATAAAGATAATCTAGCGCTTCTTCGCCGTCGCGCACTACCACTACTTCGTTTGCCAGATGATTTTCAGCCAGTGCTGCCAAAGTTAACTCGACATCGTGCGGACTGTCTTCAACTAGCAGAATTCGCTTTAATTCCATTGTGCCTCCTTGTCTAGAAGCTTAGGCAATGAAAAGTAAAAGGTAGCACCTTCTTCTACTGTGCCTTCTGCCCAGGTTCGACCTCTATGACGATGGATAATTCGCCGGACGTTGGCTAGTCCGATGCCAGTTCCCTCAAACTGTTCGACACTGTGCAGGCGTTGAAACACGCCGAAAAGTTTGTGTAAGTATCGCATATCAAATCCTACGCCATTATCGCTGATGAAGAAGACGACCTCATGTTCGTTACTGCTGCTGCCAATTTCAATTTCAGCTTGAGGGCGTGTCTGGGTGTATTTGACAGCATTGCTAATCAGATTTTGCAGTACGAGGCGCAACATGGAAAGATCGCCCCGTACTTCAGGTAATTTCTCAACTTGCCAAATAATGGTGCGTCCGTTAATTTCCATCTCCATGTCGCGTTGAACTTCTTGAGCCAGTTGATTCATATCAATAAATGTGTAGCGCATTTCTGTGCTACCCATGCGGGAAAAAGCTAACAAGTCATCGATCAGCATTCCTGCTTTTTTAGACGTTTCCGCTATGGTTTTTAGATAACGATGACTGGTTTCATCGAGAGTTTTTGTCGAACCAACCCGTTTCTGGAGTAAGTCTACGAAACCGCTAATATGGCGAAGCGGCGCACGCAGGTCGTGGGAGACTGAGTAGGAGAAAGATTCAAGTTCTTTGTTGGCTGCTTCCAGTTGTACTGTACGCTCCTGAACGCGCAATTCAAGAGTTTCGGTGAGCTGTTTGATTTCTGATTCTGCTTTCTTGCGATCGTCTATATCTGCGATCGTTCCCACCCACTCGCGGACTGACCAGTCGGGGTTTAGCAGGGGTACACCGCGAGCTCCATAATAACGATACTGTCCGCTCTTGGCGTGCCAAATTCGTCCCTCCGATTCGTATATTGTCCTGTGAAGCACCGATCGCGCCCAGATCTCTTTCACCCGTTCGCGATCGTCCGGGTGTATTGCTTGTGCCCAGCCCCATCCGGCTTGTTCCGGCCAGCTTTGGCCTGTGTACGCTTCCCAAGAGGGCTGCGGGGTAACGAATGCACCAAGAGCGTCTGTTGTCCACACCACCGAGGTTAGCGCCGCTACCAAAGTGCGGTAGCGTTCCTCGCTTTGGCGCAGTGCCGCTTCTGCTTGCTTGCGATCGGTGATATCCAGCGACATCCCTGCTAGAAGCTTTCGCCCAGATCTGTGTTCTAGGGGAAATTTGAAGGACATCCAATCATGTTCTCCATCATCATGCGGAACAGTCTCCAGCACTTCTACAGTTTTGTCCGCCGCGAGAACAGCCAAGTCATTATCGCGCCACTGCTTTGCTGCCTCTGCTGGAAATAAGTCGAAATCTGTCTTTCCTACCCAATCAGCTCGCTTTCTATTAAACAGATGCTCTATTCGTCGGTTGACGTAGATGTAGCGCCCCTCTTCGTCTTTGATATAGGCAGTTGTTGGGCTGTTACTCATGAAACTCTCAAAGAGCTGTTGACTCTCCCGCAGCGCCTCTTCTGCTTGCTTGCGCTCCGTCACATCTGCGATCGTAGCGAGTGTGCCCAGGAACTTTCCCTTTTCGGTCAGAATTGGATTTGTAGAGACTATTGCCTCAAGATTTGTACCATCTTTGCGACGAAATCGCAAGTCATTTTGCGCTATGACGTCATGCTTAGGTTGCCATAAGTTGCGGGAAACTTCGTCCATAAACTCGAAAATATGGCGATCGAGTATTTCTTCCACGCTATAA from Argonema galeatum A003/A1 includes:
- a CDS encoding DUF1877 family protein: MGIEAEFKQVSPYLLEKLKEHPDFAELFFDAQYLPESPFWQQFTINLNDPDDVVFLDEFTNLALETFNKLRENKQEEFKKQKTDISQIIEEGKAEYLDIDKTWRMIHFVLTGEDDSFVPPFLIGENNEDRLPSINAILGGTEIEHEATYGLVRYLTVDEVKQVADALSKFSYTMIRERLKLRGWKEKSFDHLFDYTYNPLVRYYQDAAEKGNAMFLYLS
- a CDS encoding ABC transporter ATP-binding protein, encoding MTYLRLDGITKAFGNFIANDNINLSVSSGSIHAMLGENGAGKTTLMNILCGLYQPDTGQIYIEDKPVQIWSPNAAIKCGIGMIHQHFMLVPQLSVTENIILGTTFDLCLDLQARSRKISQMAHSYNLDVNPLAKAGDLPVGVQQRVEILKALYRKAKLLILDEPTAVLTPPEVQILFSILRQLSQDGHTIIFISHKLEEVMNLCDTVTVLRRGKVAATIKTAETNAQELARLMVGREVLFHLEKSAFSCGDVVLEVNNLQVRDERNFLVIKDVSFQLHAGEILGIAGVDGNGQRELADAIALLRPVSGGTIRRYPTPNPSPSHGEGGKKSIAYIPEDRQKMGLVMGFSIAKNLMLKVFYLLPFCRRWLLQYGIINNHAAEAMQNFDIRAENPAIKVSQLSGGNQQKVVLARELSGNPALIVAMQPTRGLDVGATEYVQQRLLAERERGAAILYISTELEEVMAMSDRIAVMYEGQFVDILDAATASLEQVGYLMTGGKLSTY
- a CDS encoding BMP family protein yields the protein MSQMYRRRQFLIYGSAAFGTSLLLKACTSNSTSTSNTTGETPAPQDAKNFKVAIVLPGIITDKAWNQVGYEGVKAVEKKLGVETAYVENVVQADQVEVLSDFARRGYKLIYAHGGQFDAAIQQVAPQFFPDTYFVGVNGTVNGKNMASLRIDHLQASYICGIIGAAMTKSNRMAYLAAQSFQATNEELRGFQLGAKSVKPDIKIIPSYTGDWNDAAKAKEATLALISSGVDVIYQWLDNASPAVLQTAAEKGVYAFGNTTDQLNVAPKAVLTSAVKRIDLAIAYLADLAVKGNLKGEIYTIGFDKPDILYVGKFGAMVPKNVEEKALQTKDAILAKKIMFEPCQENGKYTRCLKQA
- a CDS encoding ureidoglycolate lyase, which gives rise to MSRSILLKQLQAQSIGPDSFRPYGQVIFASIDGKTYDAEDAQLNLQNGIPRIYIMRLHHQGRKFHKITRHVQCTQCLGSLEGKDWLIAVAPPNNDTDQPKLEEIAAFRIPGNCFIKLEVGTWHAGPYFDWDFVDFYNLELSNTNAIDHFTYNFLESHHLEFEIASIS
- a CDS encoding PAS domain S-box protein, whose amino-acid sequence is MKVLRILLLEDSLLDAELIHANLSDAGIDCELVRVETRADFVTALQKGSFDLILADYALPSFDGISALEIARTTCPELPFIFVSATLGEELAIETLKNGATDYVLKQRLWRLAPSVHRALREAKERNERVQAETALRDALQKLTFHVENSPLAVIEWNREFHVSWWSKEAERLFGWCATEVIGKHPHDWQFVFPEDVEVVNSIIDLFTAGKEKSNIAHNRNYTKNGSVIHCEWYNSVLIDESGNLVSVLSLVLDVTERKRAESERYRSEQEFKALAENSPDIIARFDRELRHVYVNPVVEKATGIPRETFIGKTNAELGFSDEINACWQERLQHIFETGRESSLEFDFPSPSGIRYYQSRVVPEFALDGSVESLLSITRDLTEYKLAESALRKSEARFRSVFESKMIAMGFWDKNGYVTDVNDAFLELIGYTRSDFIANKLHWKDITPPEYISGDRENCKDSSDFSLWGNYEKEYIRKDGSRIPILLGGVSFEDTLSGGVFFALDLTERKKLENRLRQQAEELGQANRIKDEFLAVLSHELRSPLNPILGWAKLLRTRKFDEETTARAIETIERNAKVQTQLIEDLLDVSRIMQGKISLNKSRVSLKSTIEAAIETVSLAAEAKSIQIQRAIDPNLGLVSGDPSRLQQVVWNLLSNAIKFTSEGGRVEIRLSTNFGFSTADFGLEDTALESNSVASQELPTNPKSQIPNPKSRYAQLTVSDTGKGIRSDFLPYVFDYFRQADSSTTRKHGGLGLGLAIVRRLVELHGGTVCAESPGEGLGATFTVKLPLLKETIEPRTDSPLPSPHSWASTPLKDLRVLVVDDDTDSREFLSFVLEQYGAQVTAVASASEGFEALCRLKPDVLVSDIGMPQEDGYSLIGKVRALDANEGGQTPAIALTAYARDEDHKQALSAGFQMHMAKPVEPGELAKVLARLAACTEKV
- a CDS encoding response regulator; translated protein: MELKRILLVEDSPHDVELTLAALAENHLANEVVVVRDGEEALDYLYRRGIFKLRMEGNPVVVLLDLKLPKVDGLEVLAQLKSDSVLRKVPVVMLTSSREEQDLIVSYDLGVNAYVVKPVDFHEFVSIIKEVGLFWAVVNQPPPGSLPPLVSSQQVRA